A stretch of the Macaca mulatta isolate MMU2019108-1 chromosome 16, T2T-MMU8v2.0, whole genome shotgun sequence genome encodes the following:
- the MED11 gene encoding mediator of RNA polymerase II transcription subunit 11 isoform X2, translating into MATYSLANERLRALEDIEREIGAILQNAGTVILELSKEKTNERLLDRQAAAFTASVLHVEAELSAQIRYLTQLPGGLTNSNSGKK; encoded by the exons ATGGCTACCTATAGTCTGGCGAACGAGAGACTACGCGCCCTGGAAGACATTGAACGGGAAATCGGCGCCATCCTTCAGAATGCAG GTACTGTCATCCTAGAACTGTCCAAGGAAAAAACCAACGAGCGGCTTCTAGACCGGCAGGCGGCGGCCTTCACCGCTTCAGTGCTACACGTGGAGGCGGAGCTGTCGGCTCAGATCCGCTACCTCACCCAG CTACCAGGTGGCCTAACAAATTCAAACTCAGGTAAGAAATGA
- the MED11 gene encoding mediator of RNA polymerase II transcription subunit 11 gives MATYSLANERLRALEDIEREIGAILQNAGTVILELSKEKTNERLLDRQAAAFTASVLHVEAELSAQIRYLTQVATGQPHEGSSYSSRKDCQMALKRVDYARLKLSDVARTCEQMLEN, from the exons ATGGCTACCTATAGTCTGGCGAACGAGAGACTACGCGCCCTGGAAGACATTGAACGGGAAATCGGCGCCATCCTTCAGAATGCAG GTACTGTCATCCTAGAACTGTCCAAGGAAAAAACCAACGAGCGGCTTCTAGACCGGCAGGCGGCGGCCTTCACCGCTTCAGTGCTACACGTGGAGGCGGAGCTGTCGGCTCAGATCCGCTACCTCACCCAG GTGGCCACAGGGCAGCCCCATGAGGGCTCCAGCTACTCTTCGAGGAAGGACTGTCAGATGGCTCTGAAGCGAGTGGACTATGCCCGCCTCAAGCTCAGTGATGTGGCTCGAACCTGTGAGCAGATGCTGGAGAACTAG
- the MED11 gene encoding mediator of RNA polymerase II transcription subunit 11 isoform X1 → MATYSLANERLRALEDIEREIGAILQNAGTVILELSKEKTNERLLDRQAAAFTASVLHVEAELSAQIRYLTQASRRLGLTKTHSSSFRETKQELESQ, encoded by the exons ATGGCTACCTATAGTCTGGCGAACGAGAGACTACGCGCCCTGGAAGACATTGAACGGGAAATCGGCGCCATCCTTCAGAATGCAG GTACTGTCATCCTAGAACTGTCCAAGGAAAAAACCAACGAGCGGCTTCTAGACCGGCAGGCGGCGGCCTTCACCGCTTCAGTGCTACACGTGGAGGCGGAGCTGTCGGCTCAGATCCGCTACCTCACCCAG GCTTCCCGCAGACTTGGCCTAACGAAGACACATTCTTCTTCATTCAGAGAGACAAAACAAGAACTAgagtctcaataa